GCTGGCGGACGAGATCAACCGCGCCCCAGCCAAGACCCAGGCCGCCCTGCTGGAAGCCATGCAGGAACGCCAGGTCACCCTGGAAGGCCGGGCCCTGCCCATTGCCCAGCCGTTCATGGTCCTGGCCACCCAGAACCCCATCGAACAGGAAGGCACCTACCCACTGCCGGAAGCCGAGCTGGACCGCTTCATGCTCAAGCTGCGCATGGACTACCCGGATGCCGACGAGGAGCTGGACATGGTCCGCCAGGTCGCACGTTCGACCCGCGCCGACATGCTCGATGTGCAGCCCCTGCGCACCGTGCTCCAGGCCAAGGACGTACTGGCCCTGCAACGCATCGCCAGTGACCTGCCCCTGGACGATCAGGTGCTCGACTATGCCGTGCGCCTGGCCCGGGCCACCCGCAGCTGGCCGGGCCTGAGCCTCGGCGCCGGTCCTCGGGCCTCGATTGCCCTGGTCCGTGGCGCCCGGGCCCGGGCCTTGCTGCGTGGCGGCGACTTCGTGGTTCCGGATGACATCAAGGGCTGCGCCATGGCCGTGCTGCGCCACCGGGTGCGGATCGCCCCGGAGCTGGATATCGAAGGACTGTCGGTGGAGCAGGTGCTCAAGCAGATGCTCGAACAGATCCCGGCTCCGCGCCTGTGAGCCGTACAGCACGATGAAACCGACTCGTCTGCTGCTCATCTGGCTGGGCACTCTGGCCGGCCTGGACCTGCTCCTGGGCGCCATGCGCGCCCTGGGCATCCAGGCCATGCCGCGCCTGGACTCGATCGCCTGGGGCCTGTTGCTGGCCCTGTTGCTGCTGGCCCTGCTCGATGCCCTGCGCCTGTCGCGCATGGCCTCGCCCGAGGTCCGGCGCCAGTTGCCCGGCAGCCTGCCCCTGGGGCGCTGGAGCGAAGTGCAGCTGGAAATCCGCCACCCCTACGGGCAGGCGCTGTGCGTGCAACTGTTCGATCATCCGCCTCAGG
This genomic stretch from Pseudomonas sp. Os17 harbors:
- a CDS encoding AAA family ATPase, whose protein sequence is MSEQPVESQDTSEAPAPQEHAAQQRQRASQLAQAVRQELQKVLIGQTAVIDDVLTALIAGGHVLLEGVPGLGKTLLVRALARCFGGDFARIQFTPDLMPSDVTGHAVYDLQSEQFKLRKGPLFTNLLLADEINRAPAKTQAALLEAMQERQVTLEGRALPIAQPFMVLATQNPIEQEGTYPLPEAELDRFMLKLRMDYPDADEELDMVRQVARSTRADMLDVQPLRTVLQAKDVLALQRIASDLPLDDQVLDYAVRLARATRSWPGLSLGAGPRASIALVRGARARALLRGGDFVVPDDIKGCAMAVLRHRVRIAPELDIEGLSVEQVLKQMLEQIPAPRL